The following are encoded in a window of Ruminiclostridium herbifermentans genomic DNA:
- a CDS encoding efflux RND transporter permease subunit translates to MVNFSHAIIRYKKTILLVFLCVALLSALISLNVSVNYDMVDYLPKDAQSTSAIKIMQEEFGGETANARVMLTNVSIQEALQYKQKISEIEGVTSVSWLDNIVGLDTLQTTPLEFLDSSIVKNYYKDKNALLTLSIESGKESVAVNAIYELIGENNAAAGDAVNAAETQAMSVSEVMNAMFILLPIIIIILIISTTSWIEPLLFLFTIGIAIVINMGTNIIFGEISFITQTVSPILQLAVSLDYAIFLLHSFRHHRMSHEPQQAMLFAIKESIPTVAASAATTVVGFAALIFMRFGIGADLGINLLKGIILSFISVMVFLPALTMISYKAIDKTSHRKLIPEFKKPGNLLIKVRIPFLVLALFVVIPSFLAQSQTEFIYGMSSITSASRVGKDTAFIEEKFGKENVLVILVPKENAGKQSEFCNVLSEIPHVTSVVSFVTAVGSEVPPEFVPKEVVKEFYSENYARIILYTDTAEEGETTFDLVQTVLDKAAMHYDTYFLAGQSTTLFDMKSIVSTDTKVTNLVAILGIVLVLLVTFRSTILPLLLLFTIETAIWINLSFPYFTDKPLSFIGYLIISTVQLGATVDYAILLTNAYMNNRKILSKKDAMQTTLTNNLAAILTSAVILASAGFTLAFTTSNPIISELGTLLGRGTLLSVTMVACVLPALLILLDKFFRKKQTQYNKELKLLGE, encoded by the coding sequence GTGGTTAATTTTTCTCATGCAATTATCAGATACAAGAAAACCATTCTATTAGTGTTTTTGTGCGTCGCATTATTAAGTGCACTTATATCACTCAATGTTTCTGTCAACTACGATATGGTAGATTATCTACCAAAAGATGCGCAGTCTACAAGCGCAATAAAAATAATGCAGGAAGAGTTTGGTGGTGAAACAGCAAATGCAAGAGTTATGCTTACAAATGTGTCAATACAGGAAGCACTTCAATACAAGCAGAAAATTTCCGAAATTGAAGGAGTTACATCTGTAAGCTGGCTTGACAATATAGTAGGTTTAGATACGCTGCAAACTACGCCACTTGAATTTTTAGACTCATCCATTGTTAAAAACTATTATAAGGACAAAAATGCCTTGCTTACTCTGTCTATTGAATCCGGCAAGGAATCAGTTGCAGTAAATGCTATATATGAACTAATAGGAGAAAATAATGCTGCTGCGGGAGACGCCGTAAATGCAGCTGAAACCCAAGCTATGTCAGTGTCTGAAGTAATGAATGCGATGTTTATATTACTTCCGATAATTATAATTATTCTAATAATTTCAACAACCTCATGGATTGAGCCATTACTGTTTTTGTTTACTATAGGTATAGCAATAGTTATCAATATGGGAACAAATATTATATTTGGTGAAATATCCTTTATAACACAGACTGTGAGTCCTATTCTGCAACTGGCAGTTTCCTTGGATTATGCAATTTTTCTGCTTCACAGCTTTAGACATCATCGTATGTCACATGAACCACAACAAGCCATGCTATTTGCCATAAAAGAGTCTATACCCACTGTTGCAGCAAGCGCAGCTACAACAGTAGTAGGTTTTGCTGCACTAATTTTTATGCGCTTTGGTATAGGTGCAGATTTAGGAATTAACTTGCTAAAGGGTATTATTTTAAGCTTTATTTCCGTTATGGTATTTCTGCCTGCTTTAACTATGATTTCTTATAAAGCTATAGATAAAACCAGTCACCGCAAACTAATTCCAGAATTTAAGAAACCAGGCAATTTGTTAATAAAAGTAAGAATACCATTTTTAGTACTTGCACTATTTGTAGTGATACCTAGTTTTCTAGCTCAATCTCAAACTGAATTTATATATGGAATGAGTAGTATTACTAGTGCATCTCGTGTTGGAAAGGATACCGCTTTTATAGAAGAAAAGTTCGGAAAGGAAAATGTACTTGTAATACTTGTTCCAAAAGAAAATGCAGGTAAACAATCCGAGTTTTGCAATGTACTTTCAGAAATTCCTCATGTAACAAGTGTTGTTTCCTTTGTTACAGCTGTCGGTTCAGAAGTGCCACCTGAATTTGTCCCAAAGGAAGTTGTAAAAGAATTCTATTCAGAGAATTACGCCAGAATTATTCTATACACAGACACAGCTGAGGAAGGAGAAACTACTTTTGACTTGGTTCAAACTGTTCTTGATAAGGCTGCAATGCATTATGATACTTATTTCCTAGCAGGACAGAGTACTACCTTGTTTGATATGAAGAGTATTGTTTCTACAGATACAAAGGTAACTAACCTTGTGGCAATACTAGGTATAGTTCTGGTATTACTAGTAACCTTCCGTTCGACCATTTTACCCTTGCTATTACTTTTCACAATCGAAACAGCTATTTGGATAAATTTATCTTTTCCTTATTTCACAGATAAACCCCTAAGCTTTATTGGATACTTAATAATAAGTACTGTACAGCTAGGAGCAACGGTGGACTATGCCATTTTGCTCACTAACGCATATATGAATAATAGAAAAATCCTTTCTAAGAAGGATGCAATGCAAACAACATTAACCAATAATTTGGCAGCCATACTTACATCTGCTGTAATCCTTGCATCTGCAGGATTTACATTAGCATTTACTACAAGCAATCCAATTATATCCGAACTAGGAACACTTCTAGGTAGAGGTACTCTGCTTTCAGTAACAATGGTAGCATGTGTATTACCTGCTCTACTAATCTTATTAGATAAGTTTTTCCGCAAAAAACAAACACAATACAATAAAGAATTAAAATTACTAGGAGAGTGA
- a CDS encoding TetR/AcrR family transcriptional regulator, with protein MNKMNNGKVDRRVKYTKMVLKESLINLLEQKDISQISIKEICEVADINRATFYSHYNDQYDLLRKIEDELLNNINEHIMAFGQKNSEMNAILLAEKTFEYIKENAKLCKLLLSERGDFSFQKKLMMLVYDLIISELTDNTKISKEDAEYIYSFTITGCVGIVQKWLDDDLKKPPYFMAEIIINLTVGMMSLLKEENKLN; from the coding sequence ATGAACAAAATGAATAACGGAAAAGTCGATAGAAGAGTAAAATACACAAAGATGGTATTAAAAGAAAGCTTGATAAACCTTCTTGAACAAAAAGACATATCACAAATATCTATCAAAGAAATTTGTGAGGTTGCGGATATAAATCGTGCCACATTTTATTCTCATTACAACGATCAATATGATTTACTTCGAAAAATAGAGGATGAGTTGCTAAATAATATAAACGAGCATATTATGGCATTTGGTCAAAAAAATAGTGAGATGAATGCTATTCTTTTGGCTGAAAAAACCTTTGAATACATAAAAGAAAATGCAAAACTGTGTAAATTGTTGCTGAGTGAACGTGGAGACTTTAGTTTTCAGAAAAAATTAATGATGCTTGTATATGATTTAATTATTTCCGAGTTAACTGATAACACTAAGATTTCTAAGGAAGATGCAGAATATATATATTCATTTACTATTACAGGCTGTGTTGGTATAGTACAGAAATGGCTTGATGATGATTTGAAAAAACCCCCTTATTTTATGGCAGAAATTATTATAAATCTTACAGTTGGAATGATGAGTTTGCTAAAAGAAGAAAATAAGCTGAATTGA
- a CDS encoding EAL domain-containing protein, translating to MRKRIGVLIGEAEAPHCMTLLTGIANEAKKLDFDLFVFTNFNQTMGQFRYIKGEGAIYDLINFKELDAILMVPESLCIPGVARQIEDRVRNEFNGPVICLDYDSDYFPTLKFDDKTLMKQMLYHLTDVHGLTSIAFISGPLYHEHSINRLKAYKEVLEERQIEIDESLIFEGTYYYNCTGVMVEELLKREKLPQAIACANQLMAVDVYEELTKRGIRIPQDIIVTGYDATDRNVKENFYITSTLRSGRALGETAVRKIYNILYNAALPEQKDEYSKLVIWNTCGCETPHQEINIPLTYDVWKNAEINSFENHFIKYNFMMEDLLSLDNPEDCFERCKAYLWNLGNYSDLYICLNENWLDKQDEEDIYSDNIILVEERKNKADNYPTVKSFSKLQMLPYINRQREKTMIYYFMPLHFYGIVFGYTVICFEGQPEFLNRNYRHWVHILDSALQAQRQEHALHEMYVKLERYAVKDLLTGIYSRNGFELYALSVYENAKNSGQNLICIVGDINNLKTINDCYGHEWGDKALRILADALENQINIKKLKGMAFRTGGDEFTLLLAGDYENNHINDLINEINDYVETAKDLYDMPINISVSLGGTLALPTENRTLSEIIADADKQMYSQKFLFRSLNKNKVLTKILNKTYFETEVDKKFKNNACDKYAFISIQIQNYELYLNIYGRQKGNDIIKHLGELIDIHLPKDSIVTKYSDRQYVVFFTYSQISDIENWVLKFNMAIDEYELRIKSDYSMKISCGIYLCKDQNKYSVKDMIERANFALQTGLDDAKRLVIYDEKMRDKFIEETEIIRSFEEAIEKNEFQIYLQPQHYIQMKDRVLSAEALVRWIKSDGTIIYPGTFIPAFEKNGFIAKLDRHIMELTCRFISKHIEEDWCKNIRIAVNVSKIDLEYEDFIEYYISIKNKYNIPDGAIEIEFTESAVFEDYDTFKNIMERLQKSGFSCALDDFGAGSSSLNLLKELPVDVIKMDRLFFKESNNKQRDNSVIKSVVTMAKGLGMKIVAEGIEDSEKVNFLREIGCDVVQGFIYSKPLSVNQFIEYVEVYTNNSES from the coding sequence ATGAGAAAACGAATTGGTGTATTAATTGGAGAGGCAGAAGCACCTCATTGTATGACTTTGTTAACTGGTATTGCGAATGAGGCTAAAAAATTAGATTTTGATTTGTTTGTGTTTACAAATTTTAACCAAACAATGGGTCAATTTAGGTATATTAAAGGTGAGGGCGCAATTTACGACCTAATCAATTTCAAGGAACTTGATGCAATATTAATGGTTCCTGAATCTTTGTGCATACCAGGAGTTGCTAGGCAAATTGAGGATAGAGTCCGCAATGAATTTAATGGACCAGTAATATGTCTTGATTATGATAGCGACTATTTTCCCACTCTCAAATTTGATGACAAAACTCTTATGAAACAAATGTTGTATCATTTGACAGATGTACATGGCTTAACTTCTATTGCATTTATATCAGGGCCTTTATATCACGAACATTCCATTAATAGGCTTAAAGCATACAAGGAAGTTTTAGAGGAGCGGCAAATTGAGATAGATGAGTCTCTTATTTTTGAAGGTACTTATTACTATAACTGTACAGGAGTTATGGTTGAAGAACTCCTAAAAAGAGAAAAGCTTCCACAGGCAATTGCTTGTGCAAACCAGTTAATGGCAGTTGATGTTTATGAGGAATTAACCAAAAGAGGAATCCGCATACCCCAAGATATTATAGTGACTGGATATGATGCAACCGACCGCAATGTAAAAGAAAATTTCTACATAACTTCCACCTTGCGTTCGGGAAGAGCCCTTGGAGAAACAGCAGTCCGTAAAATATACAATATATTATACAACGCTGCACTTCCTGAACAAAAGGATGAGTATTCAAAACTTGTTATATGGAATACATGTGGATGTGAAACTCCTCACCAGGAGATAAATATTCCTCTAACTTATGATGTTTGGAAAAATGCAGAAATCAACTCCTTTGAAAATCATTTTATAAAATATAATTTTATGATGGAAGACTTGCTCTCTTTAGATAATCCTGAGGATTGCTTTGAGAGATGTAAAGCTTATTTATGGAATTTAGGCAATTATAGTGACTTATATATTTGCCTTAATGAAAATTGGTTGGACAAACAGGATGAAGAAGATATATATTCGGACAATATTATATTAGTTGAGGAACGCAAAAACAAAGCTGATAATTATCCAACAGTAAAGAGTTTTTCCAAGTTGCAGATGCTTCCATATATAAACAGGCAAAGAGAAAAAACAATGATTTACTATTTTATGCCGCTGCATTTTTATGGAATAGTTTTTGGATATACTGTAATTTGCTTTGAGGGCCAGCCAGAGTTTTTAAATCGTAATTATCGCCATTGGGTTCATATTTTAGATAGTGCACTGCAGGCTCAAAGACAGGAACATGCTTTACACGAAATGTATGTAAAATTAGAGCGTTATGCTGTAAAGGATTTACTTACTGGTATTTATAGCAGAAATGGCTTCGAGTTGTATGCTCTGAGTGTTTATGAGAATGCTAAGAACTCAGGTCAAAATTTAATTTGTATAGTTGGTGATATTAACAATTTAAAAACAATTAATGACTGTTATGGACATGAATGGGGTGACAAGGCTCTTCGTATTCTAGCAGATGCTTTGGAAAATCAGATTAATATAAAAAAGCTTAAGGGAATGGCATTTCGTACTGGCGGAGATGAATTTACTCTTTTATTAGCAGGGGATTATGAGAATAACCATATAAATGATTTGATAAACGAGATTAATGACTATGTTGAAACGGCAAAGGATTTATATGATATGCCAATAAATATCTCTGTTAGTCTTGGAGGTACCTTGGCATTGCCTACTGAAAATAGAACCCTTAGCGAAATTATAGCAGATGCAGATAAGCAGATGTATAGTCAAAAGTTCTTGTTTAGAAGCTTAAACAAAAATAAAGTACTAACTAAAATATTGAACAAGACATATTTTGAAACAGAAGTTGATAAAAAATTTAAAAATAACGCATGTGATAAATATGCATTTATTAGTATTCAAATACAGAATTATGAATTGTATTTAAATATATATGGACGTCAAAAGGGAAATGATATTATTAAGCACTTGGGAGAACTTATTGATATTCATTTGCCTAAAGACAGTATAGTTACCAAATATTCTGACAGACAATATGTAGTATTTTTTACATATTCACAAATTAGCGATATTGAAAATTGGGTTTTAAAATTTAATATGGCTATTGATGAATATGAACTTAGGATAAAGTCAGATTATTCAATGAAAATTAGTTGTGGTATTTATTTATGTAAGGATCAAAATAAATATTCTGTTAAAGATATGATTGAAAGAGCAAATTTTGCACTTCAAACAGGTTTAGACGATGCAAAAAGGCTTGTTATCTATGATGAAAAAATGCGTGACAAATTCATTGAAGAAACAGAAATTATTCGATCCTTTGAGGAAGCAATTGAAAAAAATGAATTTCAGATATATTTGCAGCCACAGCACTATATACAGATGAAGGATAGAGTATTAAGTGCAGAAGCCCTTGTGAGATGGATAAAATCAGACGGAACAATTATTTACCCAGGAACATTTATTCCGGCTTTTGAGAAAAATGGATTTATTGCTAAATTGGATCGTCATATTATGGAACTTACTTGTAGATTTATAAGTAAGCATATAGAGGAAGATTGGTGCAAAAATATAAGAATTGCTGTTAATGTTTCGAAAATAGATTTAGAATATGAAGATTTTATTGAATATTATATATCTATTAAGAACAAATATAACATTCCTGATGGAGCAATTGAAATTGAATTTACCGAAAGTGCTGTCTTTGAAGATTATGACACCTTTAAAAATATTATGGAAAGACTCCAGAAAAGCGGTTTCTCATGTGCCTTAGACGATTTTGGTGCTGGGAGTTCATCACTTAACCTGCTTAAAGAATTACCTGTAGATGTAATTAAGATGGACAGACTGTTTTTTAAAGAATCAAATAACAAACAACGTGATAATTCTGTAATTAAAAGTGTGGTTACGATGGCTAAGGGCTTAGGAATGAAGATTGTTGCTGAAGGTATTGAAGACAGTGAAAAAGTAAACTTTTTAAGAGAGATAGGGTGTGATGTAGTACAGGGCTTTATATATTCTAAGCCTTTATCGGTTAATCAGTTTATTGAGTATGTTGAAGTTTATACCAATAATTCAGAGTCTTAA
- a CDS encoding 3-oxoacyl-ACP synthase III family protein, with the protein MNKSLLSAGILGVASVIPQEVRKNDFWNNIKFLDLKEGKNPFENIEERRVFPEGMLPSDAEAEAGKKAMEVAGVSADEIDLVMVQSMMQDEILPGNACIVQHKLGLKKAGAWTIDTCCSSFVTMVVMASNLIATGEFKKILIITSAFNSPMIDFSDYQGCYVGDAAGAIVMGPVSDDKGYIASFCNSHGEYHKGFTLQLRQPALYDRKHYMPSLEKILLTFDKDLIREIGKGSVEHMKFVLDRVFEKSQLSAEDIDLFLSHQPCHWAHGAWRDSVGIKPENSYQTFSKYGNIASATIPVNLSEAVNKGLLMDGSNLLIASSGAGENHIAAIIKWGR; encoded by the coding sequence ATGAACAAATCATTATTATCAGCAGGGATACTAGGGGTGGCTTCGGTTATACCTCAGGAGGTTAGAAAAAATGATTTTTGGAACAACATTAAGTTTTTGGATCTAAAAGAAGGCAAAAATCCTTTTGAAAACATCGAAGAGAGAAGAGTTTTCCCAGAAGGAATGCTCCCGTCTGACGCGGAAGCTGAAGCAGGTAAAAAAGCAATGGAAGTTGCAGGTGTATCAGCGGATGAAATTGATTTAGTTATGGTTCAATCTATGATGCAAGACGAAATTCTGCCAGGTAATGCATGTATAGTACAACATAAGTTAGGCTTAAAAAAAGCTGGAGCATGGACAATAGATACTTGCTGTTCAAGCTTTGTGACGATGGTGGTTATGGCTTCAAACTTAATAGCAACAGGAGAATTTAAAAAAATTCTAATAATAACCTCAGCATTTAACTCACCTATGATTGACTTTAGTGATTATCAAGGCTGTTATGTAGGGGATGCAGCAGGAGCAATAGTTATGGGCCCTGTTTCAGATGATAAGGGTTACATAGCATCTTTCTGCAATTCACATGGTGAATATCATAAGGGATTCACATTGCAATTAAGACAACCAGCATTATATGACCGTAAACACTATATGCCATCTCTTGAAAAAATATTATTGACTTTTGATAAAGATTTGATAAGAGAAATTGGAAAAGGGTCAGTTGAGCATATGAAATTTGTATTGGATAGAGTATTTGAAAAGTCCCAATTAAGTGCAGAGGATATAGACTTGTTTCTATCTCATCAGCCATGTCACTGGGCTCATGGTGCATGGAGGGATTCCGTGGGCATTAAGCCAGAAAATTCTTACCAGACATTTAGTAAGTATGGCAATATTGCTTCTGCAACAATTCCAGTTAACCTTTCTGAAGCAGTAAATAAAGGATTGTTGATGGATGGAAGCAATCTCCTTATTGCATCATCAGGAGCGGGAGAAAACCATATAGCAGCAATCATCAAGTGGGGAAGATAA
- a CDS encoding zinc-dependent alcohol dehydrogenase: protein MKGLYFPQLHKYELRNVEKPCLLKDTDVIVKITLTTICGSDLHLIHGMIPTTPGYVLGHEYVGIVEQTGSAVKNFKPGDRVIGPPSPFCGTCENCIDGDFSHCINGGIHGTGIEMGNLPGTHAEYIRVPFADTCLVHVPDILEDEQVIFISDILSTGYTAVVRGKVNPGDSVVVFGAGPVGLCAVVAAKLFNPLQIIVVGRKDKFRMDMAAKLGATHILSSIEDDVLEEIMKLTNGRGADVAIDASGSESAIQQAVRCVKINGNVSLVGITGTDITLPLSQIFMRNVNINMGLAHEGYMQRLINLVLSGHIDLSSLITHRMRLDDVVEAVELFEKRSENVVKVVIKP, encoded by the coding sequence ATGAAAGGGTTATATTTCCCACAATTACACAAGTATGAATTGAGAAATGTAGAAAAACCATGTTTGCTAAAGGATACTGATGTTATTGTAAAAATTACTCTTACAACTATTTGCGGAAGTGACTTACACTTAATACATGGCATGATTCCAACAACTCCTGGTTATGTTTTAGGACATGAGTATGTTGGGATAGTTGAACAGACAGGTAGTGCGGTAAAGAATTTTAAGCCTGGTGACAGAGTAATTGGACCACCTTCTCCATTTTGTGGCACTTGTGAAAACTGTATCGATGGAGATTTTTCCCATTGTATAAATGGTGGAATTCATGGTACTGGTATAGAAATGGGTAATTTACCAGGAACTCATGCAGAATACATTAGAGTTCCTTTTGCTGATACCTGTTTAGTGCATGTTCCTGATATACTAGAAGACGAACAAGTAATTTTTATATCAGACATTTTATCTACAGGATATACTGCAGTTGTTCGTGGAAAAGTTAATCCTGGCGATTCAGTTGTTGTTTTTGGTGCTGGACCTGTTGGTTTATGTGCTGTTGTAGCAGCCAAGCTATTTAATCCATTACAAATTATTGTGGTTGGAAGAAAAGATAAATTCAGAATGGATATGGCAGCAAAATTAGGTGCTACTCATATTTTAAGCTCAATAGAAGATGATGTTTTAGAAGAGATAATGAAACTGACAAATGGAAGAGGGGCTGATGTCGCAATTGATGCATCAGGCTCTGAATCTGCTATTCAGCAAGCAGTAAGATGTGTAAAGATAAATGGAAATGTGTCCCTTGTTGGAATTACTGGCACAGATATTACATTGCCATTATCTCAAATATTTATGAGAAATGTTAATATAAATATGGGACTTGCACATGAAGGGTATATGCAAAGATTAATTAATCTTGTTCTATCAGGTCATATTGATTTAAGTTCTTTAATAACTCATAGAATGAGATTGGATGATGTAGTAGAAGCTGTAGAACTATTTGAAAAGCGTAGTGAAAATGTAGTCAAGGTTGTTATTAAACCATAG